The stretch of DNA AAAACACGTTTTCTGCATGCCATTGCGTTGGGAGGGCCGATTGTTGTGGGCATAGCGGCCATGCTGGCCTACAACCATGCGATTACCGGCAGCGCTTTGGAAAGTCCTTACCAACTCTATACCGATATCTACACGCCGCGACATGTGTATGGCTTCAATAACGTCGTGCGGGGTGAGCAACGACTCGGTCCGCGCGTTTTGGATGGCTATGACCGTTGGGCCAAAAACCTAACGCCGAGACTGGCGGCTAAAAACGTCGTGACGCGATCGATTGCCAGTTTACGCTGGACGCTGGACTTTGTGCCGCTGTGCATGGCAGCCATCGTATTCGTCTTGGCTGTGCCCCGTCGTGACGGTAACGCTTGGTTGATGCTTTGGGCGATTGTTTCACTGCATGCTGCGCATATTCCCTACTGGTACGACGGCATTATGCATTGGCATTACGTGTTTGAGTCCGGCCCGCTGTGGTGCATTGTCTTCGCGGTGGCGACAGCGCGTCTGGTCCTGTTTTGGAAAGCAGAAGACCGTCCCTGGATGTCCCGTTGGTGGGCGGTCGTTGTACTGTCGGCGGTCTGGATGAGCTACGGTTCTTTAGATCCGTATTGGGAACCGCGGATTACCGATGAGATCGATTCGGTCAAGTACGGTCGGCGCAAGCATTTTTCGTTTCAACAGTTGATCGCACTGCAGGCAGTGCCAAAACCAGCGGTCGTTTTTGTCGAAGCCGATCCGGCGGACCGGCACATCGACTTCGTGGTGAACACCCCCGATTTGCAAGCGGATGTTTTAGTCGCCCACTATCTTCCGGACGAATATTCCACCGCCGAGCTACAGCGACTGTTCCCCGGTCGCAGTTTGTTTCTCTTCCGCGCTCGGACTGGAGATTTTGGACCGCTGCCGATGAATCGCTAATCAGTGGACAGTCCGCCCGTCATGAAGAGACGCAGCAGATTGAGCGCAGCCTTGGCCACACGGGCCCTTGTGATTCCCGGATCCCCCCCAAGAGTGATCCGCCGCGAAATCGCTTCAGAGTCGCTGGCCAAAGCAATATACGCACAAGGAACCGTTTCGGGTGCGATCTCCTCCGCGCTGGCGGGGCATTCGGTGACAGCCAGCGCATAATCCGCGCTCAATCGCGTTCGACACCCGACCGCCATCGCTTCGGCCACCTCGCCACTAATTGCGCCGTGTGCTGCGAGGACGTCGGCGGGCACGGCCAACAAATCGGTTTTTGCTGAGTCTGTCGGTGCAACGATGCCTCCCAAATAGGCCTGGCCGAGCGCATCGATTTCCGTGAGATGATGCGCCAACAGGCCACCCGTGCCCGACTCAGCCGTTGCCAACGTCTGGCTTCGCTGAGCGAGCAGATCAATGACCACGTGTTGCAGTTCTTGATCTTCTTCACCGAACACCGATTGGCCCATGCGTTCATAAATCAGTGTTTTGGATTCCTGAATTTTACATTCGCACTCTTCCCTGCTTGCGCCGTGCGCTGTGATTCTCAGGGTAATGGTGGCCTTGGAGACAGTGATGCCAATTTCTGGATCGCGTCCACGAGCGGTCAGCCCGGCGAGCCATTGCTCGGCTTGCGATTCGCCGGGACCGAAACAATTGATGCGTGCGGATCGGATAAATTGCGCCGGCCCGTCTTCGTTCTGCAATTTCGGCACGACCTGCTGCTGGAACATTTTGTACATTTCGCTGGGAACACCCGGCATCGCGGCGAGTTTGCAATCGGGGCGACCCTGGTCGCGGGGGATTTCCGCCCAGATCCCCGGCGCTGTGCCGCGGTGATTCGGAATCGGCTGCGTTCCGCGGGGAAACATTGCCTGCACCGAGTTGCGTTCGGGCATCTCACGATTTCGGCTAGCGAATAGTCCCCGAATGAACTCCAACGACGGCTCATCCAATTCGAGCGGCACGGCCAACATTTCGGCAAGTGCCTCACGGGTCAGATCATCTTGCGTGGGCCCCAAGCCACCGGTGATCAGCACCACATCCGCGCGGCTAACCGCGGTCGCCAGTACGTCGACGTTGGCAGCCAAGTCATCGGCGACTGTCGTGTGATAGTGCACTGGAATGCCAATACCGGCGAGTTCTCGACTCAGCCACTGGCTGTTGGTATCCAGCTTAGCGCCGGTGGTCAGTTCTGAACCGATGGAGATAATTTCAGCATGCATGGCAGGGCGATACTCGGTCACTAGCGAAGTACATTCCGGTCGCGGACCGGATTGCACGGGGGCTGTCGTTATTTGGTGGTCTTGACGGCGACAGGCGTGGCGAGTTTTTCGGCATCCAAAATCTCACGGTACAAGCCCGCGGTTTGATCAATCATCTTTTCAATGCTGAATTCGGCAAGCACACGCGCCCGCGCGGCTTCGCCAATCGCGCGAGCGCGATCGGGATGATTCAACAGATCCAGGATTTTTTCGGCCAACGCCTGACTGTTCGACGGCGGAACCATCAAGCCGGTCCGACCATCCTCGACCACACTATAGACTCCCCCCACGCCGGTCGCAATCACCGGCTTGGCCATCGCCATCGGCTCAAGCATGATCGTGCCCAATCCTTGTTGCAGCGAAGGCAGGCAAAATATATCCATGGCGGACAACGACTCATTGAGTTCTGAAAAGTTGGGAACGAAGGTCACTTTTTGGGTGATGCCCAATTCGCGCGTCAATCGCCGCAGGTTGGCCTCTTCCGGACCGGCACCCGCAATCAGAAATTCCACATCGCGTCCGCTCGCCAGAACTTGCTGCGCGGCGCTCAGGAAAAATGGAAAGCCTTTAACTGCTTCCAAGGGACCCGCCGTGCCAACGACCGGAACGTGCCCCGGTTGCAGCGGCGGACGCGTCAGACTAACGTCCGGCATGCCGACACCTGTATGGATGACGGCAATTTGGTTCTCGGCAAAGGAGGTGCGTTCCAACAGATTGGCTTTGACCGATTCACTGACGGCAATAATCTTACGGCACCACTTGAAATCGACACCGAACGTTTCTTTGTCATACAAGTGGTCGTGCACCGTGACGACGTATGGACGTTGCAACCGCCGCGCCAGCCAGCGGCCATCCTGCCACATCTGCCGCGATTGGATATGCAACAAGTCGGGCGGCTTCGACTCGACATCCTTATACATCATATGCCGCACCGCGCGTCCCCAAATTGGAGTCGTCAGACGACGATATTCCCGCAGGCGGACATCGCCCGGCATCTGGCGGCGAATCAGGTCGGCGTCGGTGCAATTCACCGAGACTGTAAAGCCGTTTTTAGGCAGATGCTCAATCAGCCGCATCGTATACGAACAGGTTCCCCGCAATTGGAACGGTCCAGCAAAGAGCATGATGTGCGGTGGAGATGGTGGCATCGGCAATCGACGTTTCAACACGGGCTGCGCGAACCGCGTGGGCGGCAAAACATGACGCCGGAAGAAAAATCGTCTTTAATAAGGAAAAACGGCAGTGCTCCGCAGCATCAGGATCGCTTAGATCGCGGCGGCGAGAGAATTTCGTTGAGGAGAATCGCTTGTGCGGCGGATTCAGGATTGGACAGCATCCGTTGCACTTGAGTGATAATCGTCGGCCCCTGTGGAACAACTTTATCAGACGACTTCGCAGATGTAGAGACTCCGAGATGGGCCGCTACGCTGGCGTCCACATCGTGCCCCAACCGTTTTTCGGTTGCGTCACGCACCGAATGCGACTTCATCCGCTCTTCAATATGCCGCGTCAGATTTCCTCCGAGGTCGCGGTTGCCCGGCCCGATTCGCGTGGAGATCTCGTCGCCCGGGCGTACATGTTTTTCAGGTTTGGGCGGCTCAACTGGTGCAGGTTGAGTCTGACGTGAGCGACGTTCACGAGGTGGGGGTGTCGCCGGGCGCTGCGTGGCTGGGCG from Symmachiella dynata encodes:
- a CDS encoding CinA family nicotinamide mononucleotide deamidase-related protein, with protein sequence MHAEIISIGSELTTGAKLDTNSQWLSRELAGIGIPVHYHTTVADDLAANVDVLATAVSRADVVLITGGLGPTQDDLTREALAEMLAVPLELDEPSLEFIRGLFASRNREMPERNSVQAMFPRGTQPIPNHRGTAPGIWAEIPRDQGRPDCKLAAMPGVPSEMYKMFQQQVVPKLQNEDGPAQFIRSARINCFGPGESQAEQWLAGLTARGRDPEIGITVSKATITLRITAHGASREECECKIQESKTLIYERMGQSVFGEEDQELQHVVIDLLAQRSQTLATAESGTGGLLAHHLTEIDALGQAYLGGIVAPTDSAKTDLLAVPADVLAAHGAISGEVAEAMAVGCRTRLSADYALAVTECPASAEEIAPETVPCAYIALASDSEAISRRITLGGDPGITRARVAKAALNLLRLFMTGGLSTD
- a CDS encoding glycosyltransferase family 4 protein; the protein is MPPSPPHIMLFAGPFQLRGTCSYTMRLIEHLPKNGFTVSVNCTDADLIRRQMPGDVRLREYRRLTTPIWGRAVRHMMYKDVESKPPDLLHIQSRQMWQDGRWLARRLQRPYVVTVHDHLYDKETFGVDFKWCRKIIAVSESVKANLLERTSFAENQIAVIHTGVGMPDVSLTRPPLQPGHVPVVGTAGPLEAVKGFPFFLSAAQQVLASGRDVEFLIAGAGPEEANLRRLTRELGITQKVTFVPNFSELNESLSAMDIFCLPSLQQGLGTIMLEPMAMAKPVIATGVGGVYSVVEDGRTGLMVPPSNSQALAEKILDLLNHPDRARAIGEAARARVLAEFSIEKMIDQTAGLYREILDAEKLATPVAVKTTK